One window of Caldisericum exile AZM16c01 genomic DNA carries:
- a CDS encoding DUF4388 domain-containing protein, with protein MALTGDLSELDLKGLLNLVQSMKGTGKLEIIGDSTHVFLYFKNGILVNAEGDKDPISSFEKAAGLRSGKFEFIKMDDVKESDKAKELESLTKDIDNILKRWEELKKKFPNYDIVFDIGEAKSEEVKLTPEEWKILALVREPTTLLRLLMNSPMGEMKTLEILASLFDKGLITMSFETEDVLKEEDQVIPVKETGWYAVNTPVYGDRNIAFYNKIDGRKDFPTICKEMGITLREGRQILRYLLSNGKISLRKKTK; from the coding sequence ATGGCTTTAACGGGAGATTTAAGTGAACTTGACCTTAAAGGCTTATTGAATTTAGTTCAATCCATGAAAGGCACAGGAAAACTTGAAATCATTGGTGACTCAACGCATGTATTTCTCTATTTCAAAAACGGCATCTTAGTTAATGCAGAAGGAGACAAAGATCCAATCTCATCATTTGAAAAAGCGGCAGGCCTCAGGTCTGGAAAATTCGAGTTTATTAAAATGGATGATGTAAAAGAAAGCGACAAAGCAAAAGAACTCGAATCACTTACAAAAGATATCGATAACATTTTGAAGAGATGGGAAGAACTAAAAAAGAAATTTCCAAACTACGATATCGTTTTTGATATAGGTGAGGCAAAATCAGAAGAAGTAAAACTCACACCAGAGGAATGGAAAATACTTGCTCTTGTTAGAGAACCAACAACACTTTTGCGGTTGCTTATGAATTCTCCAATGGGAGAAATGAAAACTCTTGAAATTCTTGCTTCCCTTTTTGATAAAGGCCTCATTACGATGAGTTTTGAAACCGAGGATGTTCTAAAAGAGGAGGATCAAGTCATTCCTGTAAAAGAAACCGGATGGTATGCGGTGAACACGCCTGTCTACGGTGATAGAAACATTGCATTCTACAATAAAATTGACGGAAGAAAAGATTTTCCGACAATATGTAAAGAAATGGGAATTACACTTCGTGAAGGAAGACAAATTTTAAGATATCTTTTAAGTAACGGAAAAATCTCATTACGAAAAAAGACTAAATAA
- the lepA gene encoding translation elongation factor 4, with the protein MDKIRNFSIIAHIDHGKSTLADRFLERGGLVVKGEQILDSMELERDRGITIRAHPVSLDIEVDGVKYLFNLIDTPGHVDFSYEVSRSLKACEGAILLVDATQGVEAQTIANTYLALENDLVIIPVINKIDVKDADIEGTSKEIVDILGFKEDEILKISAKTGEGVDNLIKAILERIPAPHGDPNAPLKALVFDSHFDTYKGVVVYVRIKDGTIKKGDKIKFMSNGKEFEVEEVGIFRLKMEPEDVLSAGSVGYFTALIRDPLDVQIGDTVTHANNPTKEPIPGFRKNVPMVFAGIFPLNTNEFEELKKSLEKLHLNDPAFTFEPESSEALGFGFRCGFSGLLHMEITIERLRIEFGQDIIATVPNVEYEIVLRDGRTITIDNPAKFPDPSNILEIREPIVDASIMIPPDYIGNVMELITSRRAVYKEMLYPEEKRVIIRFEVPLQEIITDFFDTLKSVTRGYGTLDYEFIGFKKADIVKVDILINKKPIDALSFMAHEEKAYYVARSMLEKMRKVIPRQMFEISLQAAIGSKIIAKERIVPYRKDVLAKCYGGDVTRKRKLLEKQKEGKKKMKMVGNVEIPQEAFFSILSVKSGEKEE; encoded by the coding sequence ATGGATAAAATTCGTAATTTTTCAATAATTGCACATATTGACCACGGGAAGTCAACACTTGCGGATAGATTTTTGGAGCGTGGTGGGTTAGTTGTTAAAGGAGAGCAGATCCTTGACAGCATGGAACTTGAAAGGGATCGAGGCATCACTATCCGAGCCCACCCAGTTAGCCTTGATATTGAAGTTGATGGCGTTAAGTACCTTTTTAATCTCATAGATACACCAGGACATGTAGATTTTTCCTATGAAGTATCAAGAAGCCTAAAGGCATGTGAAGGGGCAATACTTCTTGTAGATGCAACTCAAGGAGTTGAAGCGCAAACGATTGCAAATACATATCTTGCCTTGGAAAACGACCTTGTTATCATTCCTGTTATAAACAAAATTGACGTGAAAGATGCAGATATTGAAGGAACTTCAAAAGAAATAGTTGATATTCTGGGGTTTAAAGAAGACGAGATTCTTAAAATCAGTGCAAAGACAGGTGAAGGCGTCGATAATTTAATCAAGGCAATCTTAGAGAGAATTCCAGCACCTCATGGCGATCCCAATGCCCCACTTAAGGCTCTTGTCTTTGACTCACACTTTGACACGTATAAAGGCGTTGTTGTGTATGTGCGTATAAAAGATGGCACAATTAAAAAAGGCGATAAAATTAAGTTTATGTCCAATGGAAAAGAATTCGAAGTTGAAGAGGTTGGTATTTTTAGGCTTAAAATGGAGCCGGAAGATGTGCTTTCTGCAGGTTCCGTTGGGTATTTTACTGCACTTATACGGGATCCTCTCGATGTTCAAATTGGAGATACTGTAACGCATGCAAACAATCCAACAAAAGAGCCTATACCCGGATTTAGAAAAAATGTTCCAATGGTTTTTGCAGGAATTTTTCCCCTTAACACTAATGAATTTGAGGAATTAAAAAAATCTCTCGAGAAACTTCATTTGAATGACCCAGCCTTCACCTTTGAGCCAGAATCGTCTGAGGCGCTTGGATTTGGTTTTAGATGCGGATTCTCGGGGCTTCTTCATATGGAGATAACGATTGAACGATTAAGAATTGAATTTGGACAGGATATCATAGCAACAGTCCCAAATGTTGAGTATGAAATTGTTTTAAGAGACGGACGCACTATAACAATTGATAACCCTGCGAAATTTCCAGACCCATCAAACATTCTTGAGATAAGAGAGCCCATTGTTGATGCCTCAATAATGATTCCGCCAGATTATATAGGAAATGTAATGGAACTAATTACATCAAGAAGAGCAGTGTATAAAGAGATGCTTTATCCTGAAGAAAAGAGAGTAATTATACGTTTTGAAGTGCCACTCCAAGAGATTATTACAGATTTTTTTGATACATTGAAGTCAGTTACACGTGGCTATGGAACTCTTGACTATGAATTTATAGGTTTCAAAAAGGCAGACATTGTAAAAGTTGATATTTTAATAAATAAAAAGCCCATAGATGCACTTTCCTTTATGGCCCACGAAGAAAAGGCATATTATGTTGCTCGCTCAATGCTTGAAAAAATGAGAAAAGTTATCCCACGACAAATGTTTGAAATAAGTTTGCAGGCTGCCATCGGAAGTAAAATCATAGCGAAAGAACGTATTGTACCGTATCGAAAAGATGTCCTTGCAAAGTGCTATGGGGGAGATGTTACTCGAAAAAGAAAACTTCTTGAAAAGCAAAAAGAAGGAAAGAAAAAGATGAAAATGGTTGGTAATGTTGAAATCCCGCAGGAAGCATTTTTCTCAATACTTTCGGTAAAGAGTGGGGAGAAAGAAGAATAG
- a CDS encoding gluconeogenesis factor YvcK family protein encodes MRIEQSKLRFLLPGLKLKRYIALIIFSIFLLMYGIFVFSTAISGNDNLMQSNLYPGKYFDVRFENLYIQVGSLLVIILSLTLLYLGITLLVQSVAKALVPDKPYEEIFDLLFESRKESLKKRVVNIGGGTGTTSVLEGLRGKFLKIAAVITVADSGGSSGRLRRELNVPPPGDIRNCLLALTEENSLARKILSYRFNAPNSCLDGHNLGNILIAGLTKVTNDFGDAVLKLSKLLNINGEVLPFTEDEAILCAEFEDGEIVEGEAEITERGKKIKKVFLKNGEIKPYLPALERILNANVIVIGPGSLFTSIMPPLLLPAIVDTIRRSTAIKIYIVNAMTEHGETDGFKASDHVKAIVHILGDGVLNYAIINTKEFSEETLARYRLSNSEPVFPDVENVKKLGVKPIVGDFAKERGGLIRHDPEALGGIIMKLAQKRV; translated from the coding sequence ATGAGGATAGAACAAAGTAAATTAAGGTTTTTATTACCTGGCTTAAAATTAAAGAGATACATTGCTCTAATTATATTTTCAATTTTTCTTCTTATGTACGGAATTTTTGTATTTTCTACCGCTATCTCAGGAAACGACAATCTTATGCAGAGCAATCTTTATCCTGGGAAATATTTTGATGTCCGTTTCGAAAATTTATATATTCAGGTTGGTTCACTTCTTGTAATAATACTTTCACTTACACTTCTTTACTTAGGAATTACTCTTCTTGTCCAATCTGTTGCAAAGGCACTTGTACCTGATAAACCGTATGAGGAGATATTTGACCTTCTTTTTGAAAGTAGGAAGGAAAGTCTTAAAAAGCGTGTTGTTAATATTGGTGGTGGCACCGGAACTACATCAGTCCTTGAAGGGTTGAGGGGTAAGTTTTTAAAAATCGCTGCTGTGATAACTGTTGCGGATTCTGGTGGTTCGTCGGGAAGACTTAGAAGAGAATTAAATGTTCCGCCACCAGGTGATATAAGGAATTGTCTTCTTGCTTTAACTGAGGAAAATTCTCTTGCAAGAAAAATTCTTTCATACAGATTTAATGCACCCAACTCGTGTCTTGATGGACATAACCTTGGAAATATTCTTATTGCAGGCTTAACAAAGGTAACAAACGATTTTGGTGATGCCGTTCTCAAGCTTTCAAAACTTCTTAATATAAACGGTGAAGTCTTGCCTTTTACTGAAGATGAAGCAATTTTGTGTGCTGAGTTTGAAGACGGGGAAATCGTTGAGGGGGAAGCAGAAATAACGGAAAGAGGAAAGAAAATAAAAAAAGTATTTTTAAAAAATGGAGAAATTAAACCTTATTTACCTGCTTTAGAAAGAATCCTTAATGCGAATGTTATTGTGATAGGCCCGGGAAGTTTGTTTACAAGCATAATGCCACCTCTTTTACTTCCAGCAATTGTGGATACAATAAGAAGGTCGACTGCTATCAAAATTTATATTGTCAATGCAATGACTGAACATGGAGAGACTGATGGTTTTAAGGCATCTGACCATGTGAAGGCAATAGTCCACATTCTTGGAGATGGCGTTCTAAACTATGCTATTATAAATACAAAAGAATTTTCAGAAGAAACATTAGCAAGGTATAGACTTTCAAATTCTGAGCCTGTTTTTCCCGATGTCGAGAATGTTAAGAAACTTGGCGTTAAACCTATTGTAGGGGATTTTGCAAAGGAAAGAGGTGGTCTCATACGACACGATCCAGAGGCACTGGGCGGAATAATAATGAAGTTAGCACAAAAGAGAGTTTAA
- the whiA gene encoding DNA-binding protein WhiA, which produces MGEEPLFELYGIVLGNGRIVISNEKMLKFSSRELFVIRKIISLFNDLNIKREKDIISSERGIHEIIFTSVSEDFDIEEIFERVSNAKINQKKAFLRGVYLGCGIISTPPSYHLEFRFEKDAERDFVSHILSQFKIKHSTKPGRIFIKGRENIKDFLYAVKAFHIYTELEEDAVEKSVLNEANRLANFEYANLKRQTDSASKEIKAIKSLIEKGKFESLDPDLKEVAILRLEYPFLSLRELSEKTKGRFSKQEIYYRLRKIESYGE; this is translated from the coding sequence GTGGGAGAAGAGCCCCTTTTTGAACTTTATGGGATAGTGTTAGGAAATGGGCGAATCGTAATTTCAAATGAAAAGATGCTTAAATTTTCTTCTCGTGAGTTATTTGTTATCAGAAAAATAATTTCTCTTTTTAACGATTTAAATATAAAAAGGGAAAAGGATATTATTTCAAGCGAAAGGGGAATCCATGAAATAATATTCACAAGTGTTTCAGAGGATTTTGACATTGAAGAAATTTTTGAAAGGGTATCAAACGCAAAGATAAATCAAAAGAAGGCATTTTTGCGTGGCGTTTACCTTGGATGTGGCATTATCTCAACTCCGCCTTCTTATCACCTTGAATTCAGATTTGAAAAAGATGCAGAAAGGGATTTTGTCTCTCATATTCTTTCTCAGTTTAAGATTAAACATTCCACAAAACCCGGCAGAATTTTCATAAAAGGTCGCGAAAATATAAAGGATTTCCTTTACGCTGTAAAGGCGTTTCATATCTACACCGAACTTGAAGAGGACGCAGTTGAAAAATCAGTCTTAAATGAAGCAAATAGGCTTGCTAACTTTGAATACGCAAACCTAAAAAGACAAACAGACTCTGCTTCAAAAGAGATTAAGGCAATAAAATCTCTCATTGAGAAAGGCAAATTTGAGAGCCTCGATCCAGATCTTAAAGAGGTTGCCATTTTACGACTTGAATATCCTTTTCTATCCCTAAGAGAGCTTTCTGAAAAAACTAAGGGACGGTTCTCAAAGCAGGAAATTTATTACAGGTTGAGGAAAATCGAGTCCTATGGAGAATAA
- the rapZ gene encoding RNase adapter RapZ, with translation MNFVIITGLSGAGKTKTVGVMEDLGYYCIDNLPPTLINDFIKIAQSTDGKINKICAVIDIRSKDFLQQFPEIVKELKKREDINLKIIFLEASVEALVKRFSETRRKHPFDESTSVTLEEKIKEEINCLTPIKEIADIVVDTTHFKVQDLKRKIIEILTLPEEKALHITIITFGYKYGVPIQSDIVIDVRFIPNPFYEEELTFKSGLDKEVQDFVLSFEETREFLKKLIDFLLFLIPYYIKEGKSYLTISLGCTGGHHRSVAIGEILSEKLKEKGFNVSVVHKDLQNEDRTK, from the coding sequence ATCAATTTTGTAATTATAACTGGGTTAAGTGGCGCAGGAAAGACAAAAACCGTTGGAGTAATGGAAGATTTGGGTTATTACTGTATTGATAATCTTCCACCAACTCTAATAAATGACTTTATAAAAATTGCACAGAGTACTGATGGTAAAATTAACAAAATTTGTGCAGTAATAGATATAAGGAGCAAGGATTTCTTACAACAATTTCCAGAAATTGTTAAAGAATTGAAAAAAAGAGAGGATATAAATCTAAAGATCATTTTCCTTGAGGCATCAGTTGAAGCGCTTGTTAAAAGATTTTCCGAAACAAGAAGAAAGCATCCTTTTGATGAAAGCACTTCTGTAACTCTTGAAGAAAAAATTAAAGAGGAAATAAACTGTCTTACTCCAATTAAGGAAATCGCAGATATTGTGGTTGACACAACACATTTTAAAGTTCAGGACCTTAAGAGAAAAATTATCGAAATTCTCACATTACCTGAAGAGAAAGCACTACATATTACGATAATTACTTTTGGCTACAAATATGGTGTGCCGATTCAGTCTGATATTGTAATTGATGTTCGTTTTATTCCAAATCCTTTTTATGAGGAGGAACTGACTTTTAAGTCAGGGCTTGATAAAGAAGTACAGGATTTTGTTTTGAGTTTTGAGGAGACGAGGGAATTTCTCAAAAAACTTATAGATTTCTTGCTATTCTTAATCCCTTATTATATAAAAGAGGGTAAATCATATCTTACAATTTCACTTGGTTGCACAGGCGGACATCACAGGTCTGTCGCTATAGGTGAAATTCTATCCGAGAAGCTTAAAGAAAAAGGCTTTAACGTTTCTGTTGTTCACAAGGATTTGCAAAATGAGGATAGAACAAAGTAA
- the hemW gene encoding radical SAM family heme chaperone HemW translates to MGRKKNRYFEGFGLYIHFPFCVRKCAYCDFASYKFQKTYSKKYFSYLRKEVEIFVSKFPESSLKRVQTIYVGGGTPSLMDVEEFSAFLSFLKRYFDFSNLKEFTIEANPESIEKEKFEDFLMLSANRVSIGMQSFNDETLRILGRVHDSKTAVKKFELLRSIGFNNINIDLIFALPNESFEAQMNSLKKAISLNPEHISYYALMLERGTPLNKMKNRFTFPNEDTWLKEFSIGKRLLEDNGYIHYEISNYAKRTFECIHNISYWRSFPYLGFGISAGGFYNGIRYVNVRDFESYFRRLDKCELPFSTKKKLSVQELKSEFIFMGLRLLDGVYFSDYYHRFGSFLIEDFKEKIEKLSHLKLLKVEKDKIALSERGVRFANVVFREFI, encoded by the coding sequence GTGGGGAGAAAGAAGAATAGATATTTTGAGGGTTTTGGTCTTTATATCCATTTCCCTTTCTGTGTAAGAAAGTGTGCCTATTGCGACTTTGCATCTTATAAGTTTCAAAAGACTTACTCTAAAAAGTATTTTTCTTATCTTAGGAAGGAAGTTGAAATTTTTGTTTCAAAATTTCCCGAGAGTTCTTTAAAAAGAGTCCAAACAATTTATGTTGGCGGCGGTACACCAAGTCTCATGGATGTTGAGGAATTTTCAGCTTTTTTGAGTTTTTTGAAGCGTTATTTTGATTTTTCAAACCTTAAAGAATTTACAATCGAAGCAAATCCTGAAAGCATAGAAAAGGAAAAATTCGAGGACTTTTTAATGCTTTCTGCAAATAGAGTTAGTATTGGTATGCAATCCTTTAATGACGAAACTCTTAGAATTCTTGGGCGAGTTCATGATAGCAAAACCGCAGTGAAAAAATTTGAACTTCTTCGTTCAATTGGTTTCAATAACATAAATATTGATCTTATTTTTGCTCTTCCAAATGAGTCATTTGAAGCACAAATGAATTCTTTAAAGAAGGCGATTTCCTTAAATCCTGAGCATATCTCATACTATGCACTTATGCTTGAAAGGGGGACTCCTTTAAACAAAATGAAAAATCGGTTTACATTTCCCAATGAAGATACTTGGCTAAAAGAATTTTCCATTGGTAAAAGGTTGCTCGAAGATAACGGCTATATTCACTATGAAATATCAAACTACGCAAAGAGAACATTTGAATGCATTCATAACATTTCTTATTGGCGGAGTTTTCCCTACTTGGGATTTGGAATATCCGCAGGCGGTTTTTATAATGGCATTCGTTATGTGAATGTCCGAGATTTTGAAAGCTATTTTAGAAGGCTTGACAAATGTGAGTTACCTTTTTCTACGAAAAAGAAACTTTCCGTGCAAGAGTTAAAAAGTGAATTCATTTTCATGGGGCTTAGACTCCTTGATGGAGTTTATTTTAGTGATTACTATCATAGATTTGGAAGTTTTCTCATTGAAGACTTTAAGGAAAAGATTGAGAAATTAAGCCACCTTAAATTATTAAAAGTCGAAAAAGATAAAATTGCACTCTCCGAAAGGGGAGTGCGGTTTGCAAACGTTGTATTTAGAGAGTTTATTTAG